From one Lactiplantibacillus paraplantarum genomic stretch:
- the rpsP gene encoding 30S ribosomal protein S16 → MSVKIRLKRMGSKKNPFYRIVVADSRSPRDGRFIAQVGTYNPLTEPAQVKLEEEDILGWLNNGAQPSDTVKNILSKAGIMKKYHEAKFTK, encoded by the coding sequence ATGTCAGTCAAGATTCGTCTAAAGCGGATGGGTTCTAAGAAAAATCCATTTTACCGGATTGTTGTCGCAGATTCACGTTCACCACGTGATGGTCGTTTTATCGCCCAAGTCGGCACATACAACCCACTTACAGAACCAGCCCAAGTTAAACTTGAAGAGGAAGATATCCTCGGTTGGTTGAACAATGGTGCCCAACCTTCAGATACGGTTAAGAATATCTTATCCAAGGCCGGTATCATGAAGAAGTACCACGAAGCTAAGTTCACTAAATAA
- a CDS encoding KH domain-containing protein, with protein MADIKALITTIVTPLVQYPDDIKVDFKETTRYLEYNLTVNPEDIGRVIGRQGRVASAIRTVVYSVRVSGPKRVRLTIEDGQQKNS; from the coding sequence ATGGCAGATATTAAAGCTTTAATCACCACGATTGTCACCCCGTTAGTTCAATATCCAGATGATATTAAAGTTGATTTTAAGGAAACCACACGGTACCTTGAATACAACTTAACGGTTAACCCCGAAGATATCGGCCGGGTCATTGGCCGGCAGGGACGAGTTGCTTCGGCAATTCGGACAGTCGTGTATAGTGTCCGAGTTTCAGGACCTAAACGTGTCCGACTTACGATCGAAGACGGACAACAAAAAAACTCTTGA
- a CDS encoding putative DNA-binding protein, with product MEIEKNYRINSLFEFYEPLLTNKQKSYIQLYYADDYSLGEIAAEFSVSRQAVYDNIKRTEKILEGYETKLHLYHDFVERNHEVDAISDYINQNYHGDTQLIKMIQQLVNLEADSE from the coding sequence ATGGAAATTGAGAAAAATTATCGAATCAATTCGTTATTTGAGTTTTACGAACCACTATTAACAAATAAGCAAAAATCATATATTCAATTGTACTACGCTGACGACTATTCCTTAGGTGAGATTGCGGCAGAATTTTCAGTTTCGCGCCAGGCCGTCTATGATAATATCAAGCGGACTGAAAAGATTTTAGAAGGTTACGAGACTAAGCTGCATCTTTATCACGACTTTGTGGAACGTAATCACGAAGTTGACGCGATCTCTGACTATATTAATCAAAATTACCATGGGGACACTCAGTTAATTAAGATGATTCAACAACTAGTCAACTTGGAAGCTGACTCAGAATAA
- the rimM gene encoding ribosome maturation factor RimM (Essential for efficient processing of 16S rRNA), whose protein sequence is MDYYRVGTLVNTHGIRGEVKVVVVTDFPEERFKVGQQLILFKSPDATMGGVTVTITKSREQKGLYFLTFKGFDNINDVERYKGWTIKVPAEALHDLPAGEYYYHQIVGLQVVTTADEPLGTIKEILSPGANDVWVVQREHGQSDVLLPKIPQVIKNVDLATGVVTVELMEGLID, encoded by the coding sequence ATGGATTACTATCGTGTTGGAACCTTAGTTAATACCCACGGTATCCGTGGTGAGGTGAAAGTTGTCGTTGTAACTGATTTTCCTGAAGAACGTTTTAAGGTCGGGCAACAGTTGATCTTATTTAAATCGCCAGATGCCACTATGGGTGGTGTCACTGTTACGATCACAAAGTCACGTGAGCAAAAAGGCCTATACTTTTTGACTTTTAAAGGGTTCGATAACATTAATGATGTTGAACGTTATAAAGGCTGGACAATTAAGGTGCCTGCTGAAGCCTTACATGACCTACCAGCGGGTGAGTATTATTATCATCAGATCGTTGGCCTACAAGTTGTAACAACCGCTGACGAGCCACTGGGGACCATCAAAGAGATCTTGTCACCGGGAGCTAATGATGTTTGGGTCGTTCAGCGTGAACATGGTCAGAGTGACGTCTTGCTGCCTAAGATTCCGCAAGTTATTAAAAACGTTGACCTAGCTACGGGTGTGGTGACCGTTGAACTAATGGAAGGGTTGATTGATTAA
- the trmD gene encoding tRNA (guanosine(37)-N1)-methyltransferase TrmD: MQIDILSLFPEMFAGPLHESMIGNAIENDVINVDVTNFRDFTTDKHNHVDDYPYGGGAGMLLQPQPIFDALASVQAKHSAAGRVILLDPAGVQFNQHVAEDFAGEEHLTFICGHYEGYDERIRSLVTDEVSLGDYVLTGGELGAMVMIDATVRLLPGVLGNAESAPGDSFSSGLLEYPQYTRPADFRGMKVPDILLSGDHGKIDDWRLEQALKRTYERRPDMLTGLTLSGKAQQMLADIKADEPEA; this comes from the coding sequence ATGCAAATCGACATTTTGAGCCTGTTTCCGGAGATGTTTGCTGGTCCACTTCATGAGTCGATGATTGGCAACGCTATTGAAAATGATGTCATCAACGTAGATGTTACCAATTTTCGCGATTTCACGACCGACAAGCATAATCATGTTGATGATTATCCGTATGGTGGTGGTGCGGGCATGTTGCTGCAACCACAGCCAATTTTTGATGCGTTGGCCAGTGTTCAAGCGAAGCATTCAGCAGCAGGACGAGTCATCTTACTGGATCCGGCGGGAGTGCAGTTCAATCAACACGTTGCCGAAGACTTTGCCGGAGAAGAACACCTGACCTTTATTTGTGGTCACTATGAAGGTTATGATGAACGTATCCGTTCGCTAGTGACCGATGAAGTTTCTTTAGGTGATTACGTTTTAACGGGCGGTGAACTGGGCGCGATGGTCATGATTGATGCCACCGTGCGGTTATTACCAGGCGTACTCGGAAATGCGGAATCAGCGCCTGGCGATTCTTTTTCGAGTGGACTCTTGGAGTATCCGCAATATACGCGTCCCGCCGATTTTCGTGGCATGAAGGTGCCGGATATCTTATTGAGTGGTGATCATGGGAAAATTGATGATTGGCGTTTGGAACAGGCGCTCAAACGGACTTACGAGCGCCGTCCTGATATGCTAACGGGATTAACGTTGTCTGGGAAAGCGCAGCAAATGTTAGCTGATATAAAGGCGGACGAGCCGGAAGCGTGA
- the ffh gene encoding signal recognition particle protein: MAFEGLTERLQKAMTNLRRKGKISESDLRATMREIRLALLEADVNFTVVKDFVKTVRERALGAKVLEGLNPAQQIVKIVDEELTKTMGEKAVPLNKSPKIPTVIMMAGLQGAGKTTTVGKLALKLKNEQNARPLMIAADVYRPAAIEQLQQVGRQIDVPVFQLGTDVDPVEIVRQGMVQAQENHNDYVFIDTAGRLQIDEQLMNELANIKDLVHPDEILLVIDAMTGQNAVNTAEGFNDKLDVTGVVLTKLDGDTRGGAALSIRAVTGKPIKFVGQGEKMTDLDVFHPDRMADRILGMGDMLTLIEKAQQQYDEKQAEEMNLKIQENTFDFNDFIDQLDQVDKMGNMEDIMKMIPGMANNPAMKNLNMDPKDIAHIRAIVYSMTNAEKADPDLLNPSRRRRIAAGSGRPIHEVNRMIKQFNQTKKMMNQMSKGNFAGMEGLMGGANGGGGIGGKMQQMAMKRMVRQTKKKKQKRLAKAMRRRKR, translated from the coding sequence ATGGCATTTGAAGGCCTAACGGAACGTTTACAAAAAGCAATGACCAATTTACGGCGCAAGGGGAAGATCTCGGAAAGTGATCTTCGAGCAACCATGCGTGAAATTCGGTTAGCATTACTAGAAGCCGACGTTAACTTTACGGTGGTTAAGGATTTTGTTAAAACGGTTCGTGAACGCGCACTCGGCGCAAAGGTGCTGGAAGGTTTAAATCCAGCCCAACAAATTGTTAAGATCGTTGATGAAGAGTTAACGAAAACGATGGGTGAAAAGGCGGTTCCACTGAACAAATCGCCGAAGATTCCAACCGTCATCATGATGGCTGGTCTACAAGGGGCCGGGAAAACGACAACGGTCGGGAAATTGGCCCTCAAGTTAAAGAACGAACAGAACGCGCGGCCATTAATGATTGCGGCCGACGTCTACCGGCCAGCTGCGATTGAACAATTGCAACAGGTTGGTCGCCAAATCGATGTTCCAGTCTTTCAATTAGGGACCGATGTTGATCCTGTTGAGATCGTTCGTCAAGGGATGGTCCAAGCTCAGGAAAATCATAATGATTACGTGTTCATCGATACGGCTGGTCGACTCCAAATTGATGAACAACTGATGAACGAGTTGGCTAATATTAAGGATTTAGTGCATCCAGATGAAATCCTGTTAGTGATCGATGCGATGACTGGTCAAAACGCCGTTAATACGGCGGAAGGCTTTAATGATAAGCTGGACGTGACTGGGGTCGTCTTGACGAAGTTAGATGGCGATACTCGTGGTGGGGCCGCACTATCAATTCGGGCCGTCACTGGAAAGCCAATTAAGTTTGTTGGTCAGGGTGAAAAGATGACCGATCTGGATGTCTTCCATCCTGATCGTATGGCGGATCGAATTCTTGGCATGGGTGACATGTTAACGCTGATCGAAAAGGCGCAACAGCAATATGATGAAAAACAAGCCGAAGAGATGAACCTGAAGATTCAGGAAAACACCTTTGACTTCAATGACTTTATCGATCAATTGGATCAAGTCGACAAGATGGGGAATATGGAAGATATCATGAAGATGATTCCAGGGATGGCGAATAATCCTGCTATGAAGAATCTCAACATGGATCCTAAAGATATTGCCCACATTCGAGCAATTGTTTACTCAATGACCAATGCCGAAAAAGCAGATCCAGATCTCTTGAATCCTTCACGGCGGCGACGGATTGCGGCTGGTTCTGGCCGGCCAATTCATGAAGTCAATCGGATGATTAAGCAATTCAATCAGACCAAAAAGATGATGAATCAGATGTCCAAGGGGAACTTTGCCGGTATGGAAGGCCTCATGGGCGGTGCCAATGGTGGTGGCGGTATCGGTGGCAAGATGCAGCAAATGGCCATGAAGCGAATGGTTCGTCAAACTAAGAAGAAAAAACAAAAGCGCTTAGCCAAAGCAATGCGGCGTCGCAAACGCTAA